Within Runella rosea, the genomic segment CGGACATCAACCTTCTAGTGCTGGAGGAAATCATTCAAAAATCCGTGCAAATAGGCCCAAAAACATTAGTTTAGCCTTTTTAGGAGTAAAATCAAGCATTGTACATCGTCATTTATATTTTCCCGTGTCATCCAAAACTTTTTTCTGCATTGATGCCCACACCTGCGGCAATCCCGTACGCGTCGTAGCTGGCGGCGGCCCCATTCTCGAAGGCAAAAACATGAGCGAAAAACGCCAGCATTTTCTGCGCGAATACGACTGGATTCGCAAAGGTCTGATGTTTGAACCGCGTGGCCACGACATGATGTCGGGCAGTATTCTGTACCCGCCCCACGACCCCGAAAACGACGTGGCGGTGCTGTTTATCGAGACCAGCGGCTGCCTACCCATGTGCGGCCACGGCACCATCGGCACCATCACCATCGCCATTGAGCATGGTCTCATTCGCCCCAAAACGCCCGGCATCGTACGCATGGAAGCACCAGCGGGGTTGGTACTCATCAGCTATGTACAGGAAGGCAACAAAGTCAAATCCGTCAAGCTCGTCAACGTACCCTCCTACCTTGCCGCCGAAGGCATCGAAGCCGAGTGCCCCGACCTCGGCACGCTCAAAATGGACGTGGCCTACGGAGGTAATTTTTACGCCATCGTCGATGTGCAGGAGAATTTCCCGGGGCTGGAGCATTATAAAGCTGAACAACTCATTGGTTGGGCGCGTGTATTGCGCCAACGCATCAACGAAAAATACACCTTCGTTCACCCCAACGACCCTACCATCAACGGCCTCAGCCACATCGAATGGACGGGCGCGGTCATTGACCCGACCTCCTCGGCCCGCAACGCGGTTTTCTACGGCGACAAGGCCATCGACCGCTCGCCCTGCGGCACGGGCACTTCGGCACGCATGGCGCAGTGGGCCGCCCAAGGCAAACTCAAAAAAGGCGACCGGTTTATCCACGAAAGCATCATCGGCAGCAAGTTCATCGGTACGGTCGAAGATTATGCCAAAGTAGGTGACCACGACGCTATCATTCCGGGCGTGGAAGGATGGGCCAAAGTGTACGGTCTCAACACCATCACCATCGACCCCGACGACGATCCGTACGCGTATGGGTTTCAGGTGATATGAGAAACGTAATCCTTTCTGTTTAATTAATATCAATTCATAATACCTCAAAACACCACGACAGTTGTTGAAAGAATTACCCATTTTATCCTTTTATAAAAGTGGATGTTCTTTTTTAGCAGGTTATACAATGAAAAAAATACTAAATGTAGTTCCTGACCAAAAACAGGAACTAATTAAACCTTTCAGTATATACTATGCTTTCTGAACGACTTAATTTATCTGGAAAAACCGCCGTTGTGACGGGTTCGAGTCAAGGAATCGGCAAAGCCATCGCCATTGCACTCGCCGAATACGGCGCCAATGTTATTATTCACTATCGTACAGAGCGGAAAGACGCTGAGCAGACAGTCAAAGAAATGAATCAGCCAAAAGGTAAAGTACCGATTGTAAAAGCTGATTTTTCGAAAAAGGACGGCGTCAAAAATTTTTTCCGTAGCGTTGCTAAAGTAACTGATACCGTGGATATTTTGGTCATCAATGCTTCGGTACAGGTGGCTAAAGATTGGCAAGAAGTAACGGAAAGTGAATTTGATTTTCAGGTCAATGCTAATTTTAAATCTACTCTTTTGTTGATGCAACAGTTTGCCCCTGCCATGATACAAAAAGGTTGGGGACGAATCCTGACCATTGGCAGCGTGCAGCAAGTTAAGCCTCACCCCGCCATGATTGTATATGCCGCTACTAAGTCCGCCGTTTTTAATTTAGTGAAAAATGTAGCACTTCAATTAGCCGATAAGGGCATTACCGTCAACAACTTAGCCCCTGGTATCATTGATACACCGCGCATCCAAGAACCTGTTCCTAAAATGGAAAAGCGAATCGCTCAACGCATGACCACACCAGAAGGTGGCATGGGGCTGCCAGAAGATTGTGCAGGCATGGCTGTATTTCTATGCTCAGACGCTGGCCGCTACATAACGGGGCAAAACCTCTTTGTGGATGGTGGCATGAGTTTATAAAATAGCCCGCAGCACTTCCCGTTTCCATTTTGGTCCGGGGTGTTTTTCAACGGTAAAACCCGCCGCACGTAGGTTTCGTTGCACGTAGCTTTTTGAACAATAGGTGGTTAGGTTGCCGTTTGATTTTAACAGCGAAGCCAATTGTTCAAAAACCTCCCGCTCCCAAAGTTCTGGCTGGGCCGATGGAGCAAAAGCATCATAATAAATGGCATCAAATTGAAGTGAAGTCTCGAAATCCTGAAGTTTTGTTCGGCGTTTTTCAAGCGTAAAATACGGAGAGAGTTGAACAGGCTGTTCCCACTCCGCTTCGTGAAGTTGTAATAATCGATGAGTTTCCAATAGTCCGTCGTAATTCAATCCCGCAACCTGCTCTTCTGCTAACGGATGCACCTCAACGGTCACGTAGCGAACGGGCACCTGCGCTGCTTCGGCTTCCAACCACGTGAGCAGCGCATTTAGTCCTGTTCCAAAACCCATTTCAAAAACAGTCAGAGGAGCCGAAATTGGGCTTAACTGATAATGACGAATGGCTTCTTTCAGGCCCAAATCAATGTAAATTGACTGCGATTCCTGCAACGCTCCGTTGACCGAATGGTAATATGCATTGAGCGTTTGGTTCAATAATGTATGCGAGCCGTCGGAGGTGAGAATACGTTGAATACTCATTTTTCTAGTGCATTTTCCGAAATGCCGCCAATCCGCCTTTTAGGTTTTTTAAATTCACAAAACCGTGTTGTTCACGCAGTTGCTGAACGGCTTTTTGGCTCCGCATTCCGCTTTGACAGTGAATAACAACCATTTTTTCGCGGCTTATTTGACCCGTAAAATCCGCCAACGCCGACAGAGGCATCAACTCTCCGCCAAGGTTATCAACGGCGTATTCGTTGGTTTCACGCACATCTATCAACTGAAAATCAACGTTACTTTTCAGCATTTCAGCCAGCTGTTCGGGTGTCACTTCCGTTTCCAAATCTGGGGTTTTTATCCCGCAAAATTCATCGTAATCAATCAATTTGTCAATTATAAAACGCGCGGGCAAACGGGGTATTTTTATAATTCTGGTCGTTAAGGTAAGGGCATCCATGACAAACAATTTTCCCACCAACGGCTCACCAATGCCCGCTAAGAGTTTAATGGCTTCATTGGCCTGTAAACTCCCGATGATGCCCGGCAAAACGCCCAAAACTCCCGCTTCGGCGCAATTGGGCGCGAGTTCGGGTGGTGGTGGCGTAGGAAATAAATCGCGGTAGTTCGGGCTATTTTGGTAATTGAATATGGCAACTTGCCCTTCAAAACGATAAATAGCCCCATAAATAAGCGGTTTGTTTAACAGAACGCAAGCGTCATTGACCAGATAGCGCGTCGGAAAATTATCTGAACCGTCAATAATGAGGTCGTATTTTTCTAAAATAGCAAGCGCATTTTTAGACGTAAGCTGCTCAAAATAAGGCTCAATTGCACAGAAAGGATTAAGTGATTCTAAACGTTTGACGGTTTCTTCTACTTTTGCCTTGCCGATTGATTCTGTTCCGTACAAAATTTGCCGTTGAAGGTTGCTTTCATCGACCCGGTCGCCGTCAATAATGCCGAGCGTACCCACGCCAGCCGCCGCCAAATACAATAAAATCGGGCTGCCCAGTCCGCCGCATCCAATCACCAGCACCCGCGCCGCTTTCAGCCGTTCCTGTCCTACCGACCCAAACTCAGGAATCAGCAAATGGCGATTATAACGACGTAATTCGTCCGTAGTCAGCATTTGTTAAATTTTGTTAAAGCCCATATTAAACCTTCAGGCACGGATTTTTCTCTAAGCTACTGTACAAAAGCCTAAGCAGTCACAAAACAAATGTTAAACCTTAAACTAAAAGTTCCATGAAAATCAAAATGTCTTGGAAAGGCATGACCGCCGCCGCTGGGGTCGCGTTGATGTTGATTGCCTGTAACAAAGAAAACACGGGCCCGATGCCCGAAGAAGAAATCATCTCCGCCGAAGACAATCAGTCAATTATTGACGAAACAGAAGCGGTTTTTACGTACAATGATGAATTGTTCGGGGGGCTTTCTTCGCTGCGAGAATCGGCTGAAACTGGCACCGACAGCGTTGGAAACCCAGGAAAACGTCCGCTCAAGGCCGACAAATGCGCCACCGTTTCCCGTACCGAATCCAACGGGATTATTACCATCGTAGTCGATTATGGTACCGCCAAAGAATGCGAAGGTCGAAAAGTAGGTGGTAAAATGACCATTCAAATCCCCGTAAAACCGCCAAGAGATGCATCTGGCTTGTTTACCCAAAATATTACGTACCAAAACTTCCAACGTGGCCCACGCATTATCAATGGAAAACATACCATCAACTTAGCGCTTGAAAATGGCCGCGTGGTGACCAAAGAGGACTTTACCGAGACCACCATCACCACCGAAGATGGCAAGACGATTACTTTTAGCAGTACCAAAACCCGAAAAGAAGACGCCAAAGGCACTCCGCTCAATCGTGCCGATGACGAAATCCTCGTCACGGGCAGCACCACCGCCACGGGCAGCGACGGCAAAACGTTCAAATCAACCATCACAAAGGTTCTTATTACAAAGGTAGCCTGCCGAGGCACAGGCGGGATTTTTCCTGTGTCGGGCACTATTGAGATTGAACGCCCCGACAAACCCAAAACGGTGGTTGATTACGGCGACGGCAACTGCGACCGCACTTACACCGTTACCTCTGACGGAAAAACCATCACGAAGAGCCGGAAATAAGCGCTGGTACTGGTTTTTTGTTTGACAACTGGTAAAACTAACCAGTTGTCAAACAAAAATTAAAAATCATTTACAATTACTTTATTTTCTGCTCACTTACCAAAGCATTTCCGGCGAGATTACAAGCGCGCGTCTCGGCCAAAAATACACTTCCAGATTCTGCTGAAAAACCTGCTTGCAAACTCACCGTTGTTCCCGCCCGATACACCACATTGGCACCCGACTGAATTTTATTGGTTGCTGTTATAACTTGGACAGCCTCATAAACCTTGTTTTGCCCGTTGGCAATCGGATTTGTAAGGGTATATTGAGTAGGACATAGTACCTCAAAAGTTTGCTCAGCAAAGGCTCCATTTTGAGTATAGGTTCCCTGATAAAAAGCCCTGATTCGGACCGTACCACCGTCGCCAGTCAAAGTTACCGTATTTCCCGACAAAGTTGCGGGGCCAGAAATCAGT encodes:
- the mnmD gene encoding tRNA (5-methylaminomethyl-2-thiouridine)(34)-methyltransferase MnmD, which codes for MSIQRILTSDGSHTLLNQTLNAYYHSVNGALQESQSIYIDLGLKEAIRHYQLSPISAPLTVFEMGFGTGLNALLTWLEAEAAQVPVRYVTVEVHPLAEEQVAGLNYDGLLETHRLLQLHEAEWEQPVQLSPYFTLEKRRTKLQDFETSLQFDAIYYDAFAPSAQPELWEREVFEQLASLLKSNGNLTTYCSKSYVQRNLRAAGFTVEKHPGPKWKREVLRAIL
- the moeB gene encoding molybdopterin-synthase adenylyltransferase MoeB, giving the protein MLTTDELRRYNRHLLIPEFGSVGQERLKAARVLVIGCGGLGSPILLYLAAAGVGTLGIIDGDRVDESNLQRQILYGTESIGKAKVEETVKRLESLNPFCAIEPYFEQLTSKNALAILEKYDLIIDGSDNFPTRYLVNDACVLLNKPLIYGAIYRFEGQVAIFNYQNSPNYRDLFPTPPPPELAPNCAEAGVLGVLPGIIGSLQANEAIKLLAGIGEPLVGKLFVMDALTLTTRIIKIPRLPARFIIDKLIDYDEFCGIKTPDLETEVTPEQLAEMLKSNVDFQLIDVRETNEYAVDNLGGELMPLSALADFTGQISREKMVVIHCQSGMRSQKAVQQLREQHGFVNLKNLKGGLAAFRKMH
- a CDS encoding 4-hydroxyproline epimerase, whose product is MSSKTFFCIDAHTCGNPVRVVAGGGPILEGKNMSEKRQHFLREYDWIRKGLMFEPRGHDMMSGSILYPPHDPENDVAVLFIETSGCLPMCGHGTIGTITIAIEHGLIRPKTPGIVRMEAPAGLVLISYVQEGNKVKSVKLVNVPSYLAAEGIEAECPDLGTLKMDVAYGGNFYAIVDVQENFPGLEHYKAEQLIGWARVLRQRINEKYTFVHPNDPTINGLSHIEWTGAVIDPTSSARNAVFYGDKAIDRSPCGTGTSARMAQWAAQGKLKKGDRFIHESIIGSKFIGTVEDYAKVGDHDAIIPGVEGWAKVYGLNTITIDPDDDPYAYGFQVI
- a CDS encoding SDR family NAD(P)-dependent oxidoreductase is translated as MLSERLNLSGKTAVVTGSSQGIGKAIAIALAEYGANVIIHYRTERKDAEQTVKEMNQPKGKVPIVKADFSKKDGVKNFFRSVAKVTDTVDILVINASVQVAKDWQEVTESEFDFQVNANFKSTLLLMQQFAPAMIQKGWGRILTIGSVQQVKPHPAMIVYAATKSAVFNLVKNVALQLADKGITVNNLAPGIIDTPRIQEPVPKMEKRIAQRMTTPEGGMGLPEDCAGMAVFLCSDAGRYITGQNLFVDGGMSL